One Plasmodium vivax chromosome 13, whole genome shotgun sequence genomic region harbors:
- a CDS encoding hypothetical protein, conserved (encoded by transcript PVX_084205A) codes for MVLLSNAAFIEELNKLCGEVDEKRKTSIWITMKKVKRSIVKNVIPKKENAEKKNKRANKDDNKSNKKYVCLVRATDGKKKKISTHVFDNVINFSQELSSVMRS; via the exons ATGGTCCTGCTAAGCAACGCTGCGTTCATTGAAGAGCTGAATAAACTCTGTGGGGAGGTAGACGAGAAGAGAAAAACGTCCATTTGGATTACCATGAAAAAGG TCAAACGAAGCATCGTGAAAAACGTCAtccccaaaaaggaaaacgcggagaagaaaaacaaacggGCCAACAAAGATGATAACAAGAGCAACAAAAAATACGTCTGCCTGGTCAGGGCCACAgatgggaagaagaaaaaaatttcaaccCACGTGTTCGACAATGTGATTAACTTTTCCCAGGAGTTGAGCAGCGTCATGCGGAGTTAG
- a CDS encoding hypothetical protein, conserved (encoded by transcript PVX_084210A) — METTKNDPRSKADKEKGSLFLRKEIFDHAIIYTTNKIEESALLIYLKNFYEHFKRSKERREDGGNVHDDEQIYVTLDSWLSYNEGIKGQDNIWSANFSHNVCKSLWILLSITLQSVKKKNNVNGQKTIFNAPLEDLHRQGEQRGGPGGAISPNSSDTSGRQFGKMDGSIVGDIAPPVRGCAAPHRDCGGEEGGTKEDTPHDAWNANWLDEQVRIELVIFFIILQFLKIDSVKRKYDKNLSEDSWPHFGSSPRSLSSPSLGVGGSHVGGNHLASNCVASNSANAGSSQSNCASKSSLADFFHFSGNNYNHFLKRYLIAFLCSTDIVNSSTLTDTPLYFKSEHLFLLDFIIDTNDHMNVYERYLQKNEPKILYKTKEILTWLLTNLCMTDLGSDEMGKGSSQSGFSLPSASPPGESTPINAPHHGIESLNNDIYEIKNVQGKTIYITRDKNVVNISNCKECNIFIFSNVEYLKIHVCVNCYIISLAIEMISSFFNSKNLDVHLVTRSLKIENVIDTNVYVYTETNIIIFGDTRNIQLAPYNILNANQRRCLQKSKISFGSKNCDLFAFPLKCKTSLAHSVGGSHMGNLSGGANFPLSLKSPGGALSRGSDKSGKVAPTSGLTANGAATNGVTSNSGGAANEGEGACGKPFDASNLSSSFSDYVYYLLSPSKFFLTEFPSPGCSSEGADGASIRGHHEEECATHLDDSHYDSDGKETPPGEGAYNAGESQSYECLYLPEVYKNAIENQDEHLLQFLTFMDSIHLSAAQMQKVKKILTYKLYAYLKTSKKAFRVLTDLVAQEQEAPGGH; from the coding sequence atggaaacgaCAAAAAACGACCCGAGGAGCAAAGCAGACAAGGAGAAAGGCTCCCTATTCTTAAGAAAGGAAATCTTTGACCACGCAATTATATACACAACGAACAAGATAGAGGAAAGCGCTCTGCtaatttatttgaagaatttttaTGAGCATTTTAAGAGGTCAAAGGAGAGGAGGGAAGATGGTGGGAATGTCCACGACGATGAGCAAATTTACGTCACTTTGGATAGCTGGCTGAGCTACAATGAAGGTATAAAAGGGCAAGACAATATATGGTCTGCCAACTTCAGCCATAATGTGTGCAAATCTCTGTGGATCCTCCTAAGCATCACTTTACAGAGtgtaaagaagaagaacaacgTGAATGGGCAGAAGACTATATTTAACGCGCCGCTGGAGGATCTGCACAGGCAGGGTGAGCAGCGAGGGGGCCCAGGCGGGGCGATTTCCCCCAATTCGAGTGACACAAGTGGTAGGCAGTTTGGCAAAATGGATGGCAGCATTGTAGGTGATATAGCTCCCCCTGTGAGAGGCTGTGCAGCACCGCATAGAGACTGCGGTGGGGAGGAGGGCGGTACAAAGGAGGACACCCCCCACGACGCGTGGAATGCAAATTGGCTAGACGAACAGGTGCGCATAGAGCTGGTCatctttttcataattttgcaatttttgaaGATTGACAGTGTGAAGAGGAAGTACGACAAGAATTTGAGCGAAGATAGTTGGCCCCACTTTGGAAGCTCTCCAAGGTCCCTCTCCAGTCCCTCCCTCGGCGTAGGAGGCAGCCATGTAGGGGGCAACCATTTAGCAAGCAACTGCGTAGCAAGCAACAGCGCAAATGCTGGTAGCAGCCAAAGCAACTGCGCGTCCAAGTCCAGCCTGGCcgattttttccacttctctGGGAACAATTACaaccattttttgaaaaggtaCCTGATTGCTTTTCTCTGCTCAACGGATATCGTCAACAGTAGCACCCTGACGGATACTCCCCTCTACTTCAAGAGTGAGCACCTCTTCCTGCTCGACTTTATAATCGACACGAATGACCACATGAATGTATACGAGAGGTACCTGCAGAAGAACGAGCCGAAAATTCTATACAAAACGAAGGAGATCCTAACGTGGTTGCTGACCAATTTGTGTATGACCGATTTGGGGAGTGACGAAATGGGGAAGGGGTCATCACAAAGTGGGTTTAGCCTcccttccgcttccccccccggtgAAAGTACCCCCATAAATGCACCCCACCATGGCATAGAAAGTCTCAACAACGATATctacgaaataaaaaacgtcCAGGGGAAAACCATATACATAACGAGAGACAAAAATGTAGTAAACATAAGTAACTGCAAAGagtgtaacatttttattttttcaaacgtagaatatttaaaaattcacGTGTGTGTCAATTGCTATATCATCTCGTTGGCCATCGAAAtgatttcctctttttttaactccaaaAATTTGGATGTCCACTTGGTCACGAGGAGcctcaaaattgaaaatgtcaTTGACACCAATGTGTATGTCTACACCGAGAcgaatattatcatttttgggGACACGAGGAATATACAGCTTGCTCCCtacaacattttaaatgcgaATCAGAGGAGGTGCCTTCAAAAGAGCAAGATCTCCTTTGGCAGCAAAAATTGCGACCTTTTCGCCTTTCCCCTCAAGTGTAAAACCAGCTTGGCTCACTCGGTGGGGGGGTCACACATGGGGAACTTGTCCGGCGGGGCaaacttccccctttcgctCAAGTCCCCCGGCGGCGCCCTCTCCCGGGGCAGCGACAAGAGTGGGAAGGTCGCCCCGACTAGCGGTTTAACTGCTAACGGGGCAGCTACTAACGGGGTAACTTCCAACAGTGGGGGTGCCGCGAACGAGGGCGAAGGCGCGTGCGGCAAGCCCTTCGACGCGTCCAACCTTTCCAGCTCATTCTCCGATTACGTTTACTATTTGCTGAGTCCCTCCAAGTTCTTTCTGACCGAGTTTCCCAGCCCGGGATGCTCGTCGGAAGGTGCAGACGGGGCCTCCATTAGGGGACACCACGAAGAGGAATGCGCCACTCATTTGGATGACTCCCACTACGACTCCGATGGGAAGGAAACCCCCCCCGGAGAAGGAGCATACAACGCAGGGGAGAGTCAGTCATATGAATGCCTCTACCTCCCGGaggtttataaaaatgccaTAGAGAATCAAGACGAGCACCTTCTACAGTTTTTAACCTTCATGGACAGCATCCACCTGTCAGCTGCGCAGAtgcaaaaggtgaaaaaaatactaaCGTATAAGCTGTATGCCTATTTGAAGACGTCCAAGAAGGCCTTCCGCGTGCTCACCGATTTGGTCGCCCAGGAGCAGGAGGCGCCGGGCGGTCACTAA
- a CDS encoding high mobility group protein, putative (encoded by transcript PVX_084190A), with protein MDPMKKFNGMKNMGGKEVRKRRKNKKDPHAPKRSLSAYMFFAKEKRAEIISRDPDLSKDVATVGKMIGEAWNKLDEREKAPYEKKAQEDKLRYEREKVEYAKTKMKA; from the coding sequence ATGGATCCtatgaaaaaattcaacGGAATGAAAAACATGGGAGGCAAGGAAGTGCGCAAACGAAGAAAGAACAAGAAGGACCCACATGCACCAAAGAGATCTCTGTCCGCGTACATGTTTTTcgcgaaggagaagagaGCAGAAATTATAAGTCGAGATCCCGATTTGAGCAAAGACGTCGCAACTGTTGGCAAGATGATTGGAGAGGCATGGAATAAATTAGACGAGCGAGAAAAGGCTCCCTACGAGAAAAAAGCGCAGGAGGATAAACTCAGATACGAACGCGAAAAGGTGGAGTACGCcaaaacgaaaatgaaggCATAA
- a CDS encoding hypothetical protein, conserved (encoded by transcript PVX_084200A): MGTPQMSKQASPMQMNNVEFVGDKGVEELLSKISANYEECTKYDAYMAQDDAEEEEDEEAGEKGHASMGGSFQNVKAGRGTKMANAEKLGKSERANSNSRANGETHKGSNNAVMDNLRDFIFKKKMTNDRQSGKAASFGKPGRNVFTNLNVRKKRIMESSEESDENCHSVKKIIDYVKKKKKQRKG, from the exons ATGGGCACGCCGCAAATGAGCAAGCAGGCTTCTCCCATGCAGATGAACAACGTTGAGTTTGTGGGTGACAAGGGGGTTGAAGAACTCCTTAGTAAGATAAGCGCAAATTATGAGGAGTGTACAAAGTATGACGCGTATATGGCGCAGGATGAcgcggaagaggaggaggatgaggaggCTGGGGAGAAGGGACATGCGTCGATGGGGGGAAGtttccaaaatgtgaagGCGGGAAGAGGgacaaaaatggcaaatgcAGAAAAGTTGGGAAAGAGCGAAAGGGCCAATTCGAACAGTCGTGCGAATGGGGAGACTCATAAGGGGAGCAATAACGCTGTGATGGACAACCTTagggattttatttttaaaaaaaagatgactAACGATAGGCAGAGTGGGAAGGCGGCGAGTTTTGGGAAGCCCGGCCGGAACGTTTTCACCAATTTGAAC gTCAGGAAGAAACGAATAATGGAGAGCAGCGAGGAGTCAGACGAGAACTGCCACTCggtgaagaaaattattGACTACgttaagaagaagaaaaagcagcGGAAGGGATGA
- a CDS encoding origin recognition complex 1 protein, putative (encoded by transcript PVX_084195A), protein MTPKKKNHKSYESHKICQPRENRETRESHHFRKVNKVPNFHSFHLNDSEILSPTKGGIKLDVSKLSILSFSGTPRKEEPKKKQSRIPDYEQIQGNTQDVYIQLNQRSDTPRKNTSRVTTAEKAKNRKEKHALDSSSSSPSSSPSSSSSFFSSPPSSYSCVSDSDSSAHSPRVPRERQASHVFLSSDASPRKAEPRKSLSKQTRVAHTHNYDHMRRSPRNLSTSKSGTEKDSHKKKDVGGGKENKRNSEKGKVGNSHGDVRTLRSATKEKKDEKKVVSGSRSSVLLKRKSECLSKDSYVYRNLVKRAKTGLPRGGARSGSSESGDDDGSGSSDLGSRRGSGRPSPRRSSSTQKQTQPQKSSHPQKNNQPQKNNQPLRHTATINKRSSMLPMSEQKGRGASEAREQHKEFTSEEVAKLTKDTSIKLVEQDACQYEDGVIYECICINEVQYSIGDDVMVLCEGSGGGSSGRSGTTTHHPSKNQLGKTYQLRKGKISSFYQNGESNQVEAEVCIYFDQHDAAYIKELSEKQKSRRSKADFEVFLDEKTRNFYLLGNIEFKLVDAKMILKKIHVYNEKRLYDEDKTSKQGKDKFLCTHYLKEREERICDLQNSEHWDNLVLGSSDLYYSFSNGKKSNKNKSLKMIIDKLKVGEAGGGRGQSGNAATNPGSSTTSSPSKSPSGSKSPNGSKPPSGNKTPGSNKPPSGNKTGGKAKTPPNVDLKNFIKQDQENYYVNLLRNITDPTDKAIRMMQLDVVPKYLPCREKEIKEVHGFLESGIKQSGSNQILYISGMPGTGKTATVYSVIQLLQHKTKQKMLPDFNVFEINGMNVVHPNAAYQVLYKQLFNKKPPNALNSFKLLDRLFNQNKKDNRNVSILIIDEIDYLITKTQKVLFTLFDWPTKVNSKLVLIAISNTMDLPERLIPRCRSRLAFGRLVFSPYKGDEIEKIIKERLENCKEIIDHTAIQLCARKVANVSGDIRKALQICRKAFENKRGQKIVPRDITEATNQLFDSPLTNAINFLPWPFKMFLTCVIVELRMLNDFIIPYKKVLNRYKVLVETSGKYIGMCSNSELLKIMLDKLVKMGILLIRPYIPLESLAKNKNKETLLGFNESSKKNAPETSKSTRTQVSAEIDKESGDMGLELNVETQLIITALMKDAECSQKLNFY, encoded by the coding sequence atgactccaaaaaaaaaaaaccacaaaAGTTACGAATCACACAAAATTTGCCAACCTCGGGAAAACCGCGAAACTCGCGAAAGCCACCACTTTCGCAAGGTTAACAAGGTTCCCAATTTTCACAGCTTTCACTTGAACGATAGCGAAATTTTGAGCCCCACGAAAGGAGGCATAAAGCTAGATGTGAGCAAGCTGAGCATCCTAAGCTTTTCGGGCACGCCGAGGAAGGAGGAaccgaaaaaaaagcaaagccGCATCCCCGATTATGAGCAAATTCAGGGGAACACCCAAGACGTTTACATTCAACTAAATCAAAGGAGTGACACCCCTAGGAAAAATACAAGCAGGGTCACCACGGCTGAGAAAGCGAAGAATCGGAAGGAGAAGCACGCCTTGgactcttcctcttcttccccgtcttcctctccctcttcctcgtcgtcctttttttcctcccccccgtcaTCCTACTCGTGCGTGTCGGATAGCGATTCCTCCGCACACAGTCCACGTGTTCCCCGCGAGCGCCAGGCGTCACACGTCTTCCTCTCCTCGGATGCCTCGCCCCGGAAGGCAGAACCAAGGAAAAGCCTCAGCAAACAAACCAGagttgcacacacacacaattATGACCACATGAGAAGATCGCCCAGAAACCTCAGCACAAGTAAATCCGGCACAGAAAAGGACAGCCACAAGAAGAAGGATGTCGGGggagggaaggaaaacaaaagaaacTCGGAGAAGGGCAAGGTGGGTAACTCCCATGGCGATGTGCGAACCCTTAGGAGCGCaacgaaggagaagaaggacgaaAAGAAAGTGGTCAGCGGGTCGCGCTCCAGTGTGCTGCTCAAGAGAAAAAGCGAGTGCCTGTCGAAGGATTCCTACGTGTACCGCAACCTGGTGAAGAGGGCGAAAACGGGGCTGCCCCGGGGGGGTGCCCGCAGTGGGAGCAGCGAAAGTGGTGACGACGACGGTAGCGGCAGTAGCGATCTGGGTAGCCGCAGGGGTAGCGGCAGGCCCAGCCCCAGGCGCAGCTCCTCTACCCAGAAGCAGACGCAACCACAGAAAAGCAGCCACCCACAGAAAAACAACCAACCGCAGAAAAACAACCAGCCACTGAGACACACCGCAACCATTAACAAGCGAAGCAGCATGCTCCCCATGAGCGAGCAAAAGGGCAGAGGCGCCAGCGAGGCGAGGGAGCAGCACAAAGAATTTACCAGCGAAGAAGTTGCAAAGCTTACAAAGGACACCTCCATCAAACTCGTTGAGCAAGACGCCTGCCAGTATGAAGACGGCGTGATTTACGAATGCATATGCATCAACGAGGTGCAGTACAGCATTGGGGACGACGTGATGGTTTTGTGTGAGGGTAGCGGTGGGGGCAGCtcggggagaagcgggacTACTACACACCACCCGAGTAAGAACCAACTGGGGAAGACCTACCAGCTGAGGAAGGGCAAAATAAGCAGCTTCTACCAAAACGGAGAGAGCAACCAGGTGGAGGCGGAAGTGTGCATATACTTTGACCAGCACGACGCCGCGTACATAAAGGAGCTTTCCGAAAAGCAAAAATCCAGACGATCAAAGGCAGACTTCGAAGTGTTTCTGGACGAGAAGACGAGAAATTTTTACCTACTAGGAAATATAGAGTTTAAACTGGTAGACGCcaaaatgattttaaaaaaaatccacgTGTACAATGAGAAGAGGCTCTACGATGAGGATAAAACGTCCAAGCAGGGGAAGGACAAGTTCCTTTGCACGCACTACTTaaaggaaagggaagaaagaaTCTGCGACTTACAGAATAGCGAGCACTGGGATAATTTGGTCCTGGGTTCTAGCGATTTGTACTACTCCTTCTCCAACGGGAAAAAGAGCAACAAAAATAAGTCCCTCAAGATGATTATAGACAAGCTGAAGGTGGGCGAAGCGGGCGGGGGGAGAGGCCAGAGCGGCAACGCCGCAACCAACCCTGGCAGTAGCACCACCAGCAGCCCGAGCAAATCCCCAAGCGGTAGCAAATCCCCAAACGGTAGCAAACCCCCAAGCGGTAATAAAACACCGGGAAGCAACAAACCCCCAAGCGGTAACAAAACAGGAGGTAAAGCCAAAACCCCCCCCAACgttgatttaaaaaatttcataaagCAGGACCAAGAAAACTACTACGTGAATCTGCTGCGCAACATAACGGACCCAACAGATAAGGCCATCCGAATGATGCAGCTGGATGTGGTCCCGAAGTATCTCCCCTGTAGGGAgaaggaaataaaagaagTCCACGGCTTCCTCGAGTCAGGCATTAAACAGTCAGGCAGCAatcaaattttatacattagCGGAATGCCAGGAACGGGCAAAACAGCCACCGTGTATAGTGTGATCCAACTGCTCCAGCACAAGACAAAGCAGAAGATGCTACCCGATTTCAACGTCTTCGAAATTAATGGAATGAATGTAGTACACCCAAATGCAGCCTACCAAGTGCTTTACAAGCAACTCTTTAATAAGAAGCCACCCAATGCCTTAAACTCTTTTAAACTGCTCGACAGACTCTTTaaccaaaataaaaaagacaaCCGAAATGTGTCCATACTAATAATCGACGAGATCGATTACCTCATTACAAAAACGCAGAAGGTCCTCTTTACTCTCTTCGACTGGCCAACCAAGGTGAATAGCAAACTGGTTCTAATAGCCATTTCGAATACTATGGATTTGCCTGAGAGGCTAATACCCAGATGTAGATCCCGTCTAGCATTTGGCCGATTAGTCTTCAGCCCATATAAGGGAgatgaaatagaaaaaattataaaagagCGCTTAGAAAACTGTAAAGAAATTATTGACCATACAGCTATACAGCTATGTGCCAGGAAAGTAGCCAACGTGTCTGGGGACATCCGAAAGGCTTTGCAAATATGTAGGAAGGCCTtcgaaaataaaagggggcaaaaaattgtCCCCAGAGATATTACCGAAGCGACTAACCAGCTCTTCGATTCGCCACTCACCAAcgcaataaattttttaccgTGGCCGTTCAAAATGTTCCTCACCTGTGTCATCGTCGAGCTACGCATGCTTAACGATTTTATCATCCCCTATAAGAAGGTCCTAAACAGATACAAAGTCCTCGTCGAGACAAGTGGGAAGTACATAGGCATGTGTAGCAATTCTgagttattaaaaattatgctcGACAAATTGGTAAAAATGGGTATCCTACTTATCCGTCCTTATATACCCCTCGAAAGTTTggccaaaaataaaaacaaagaaaCGCTCCTTGGCTTCAACGAGTCGTCTAAGAAGAACGCCCCCGAGACGAGCAAGTCCACCAGGACGCAGGTCAGTGCGGAAATAGACAAGGAGTCGGGCGACATGGGCTTAGAGCTCAACGTCGAAACGCAGCTCATCATCACCGCGTTGATGAAGGACGCCGAGTGTTCGCAAAAGCTCAACTTTTACTAG
- a CDS encoding hypothetical protein, conserved (encoded by transcript PVX_084215A): MSRSPRDTDEKQNLPYAKRKDEEKKTVTRINALLCYLTLFVYTCFINIPCVYPLNVGDSFFAFYFTLQGVGSLVLGVLADVYGRAKCLKVCFTILIVSSVLMLFSAPPSVFSFEGKVKDGISSLNEMGITTTLLHQLGSFHSRGSPHRHATQTNKLAQEPPGRNTRGYSFLLQQGVSDEGTNVQTTKREKEKKIHQQVKPNSYSYEQLKNGEIKRVRKNHLKRGAYLFEVSTRGGATADLCSYPSGASPQGDHEESPSVIHQSDAAEVSLHRGVLNYGKSPSSKVSNSDERPHLGSMSSRSDKRGSDKRSRTKRSRSKRVRRANGGDPPSEDTPAGASQKGSKTGGEKRRQKFYPSGSPPHGAINGGTNEEDYSPVDRKRQICTQGRSNFTNELEYGGIANKGSDVWGGTPHEECASSAWGTLFYVLTLLCGFLTKGASNILCIIITESVKESHRAKAACAIFSVEHLSMVTIRLVIRLSELSNVHALYKANIFCFTVLSVASLKAVNLLVEALQRDVCFEQRCYVNEVCAECVEQEEDKGGNLGGLQNDHFDGINPPFEGINICTSPMWRDSPRAANHFANERSAHNKLPPGEKHPFRVEVASGGGTHWGNGLGSSTATSQPDFSQQKGNPQLGKNKIEYADLFKGQVVKSDEAKVTLLKKLHTNKAFWKFKENLKRRKKWEVYHTWVWYHLKAHKYVTLAVIGLTFLLHFLQINFFLAGDISITNMRSESLFRIFNNLSLLANSFVLFFSFFLFYHINNVVMRMLNFFAHVVIIFVSFSLLLFVPSPWEDEFALLGSSYTSYPSSILYVWYAFIFNSFLLFRRVCLFFFSINCVHTACRASLLGLFTCLGHLAAPSYVATLHTFRLLASPQWIVPFNLCCACFVCFFSLIIIVAFIPHVSCSSVDFRLLDRAHLDHFLLHLCCGQSFSPHFFGAALLPAGWPPPPG, encoded by the coding sequence ATGAGCAGATCACCGAGGGACACAGACGAAAAACAGAATCTGCCTTACGCCAAACgaaaagatgaagaaaaaaaaacagtcaCCAGGATAAACGCCCTCCTCTGCTACCTCACCTTATTTGTGTACACCTGCTTTATAAACATCCCATGTGTGTATCCCCTAAACGTTGGCGACtcttttttcgcgttttacTTTACCCTGCAAGGGGTTGGAAGTTTGGTTCTGGGGGTGCTGGCAGACGTGTATGGACGTGCAAAATGTCTGAAGGTTtgtttcaccattttgattGTCTCTTCTGTGTTGATGCTCTTCTCAGCCCCCCCCTCTGTGTTCTCATTCGAAGGTAAAGTTAAGGATGGAATTTCCTCCCTTAACGAAATGGGCATCACCACAACGTTGCTGCATCAGTTAGGAAGCTTCCATTCGAGAGGCTCCCCACATCGCCACGCCACCCAAACGAATAAACTCGCACAAGAACCACCAGGGAGGAACACCCGGGGATattcttttctccttcaacAGGGGGTCTCAGATGAAGGGACAAATGTGCAGACcacgaaaagggaaaaggaaaaaaaaattcaccagCAGGTTAAGCCAAATAGTTATTCCTAcgaacaattaaaaaatggcgaaataaaaagggtaaGGAAAAACCATTTGAAGAGGGGAGCCTATCTGTTTGAAGTTTCCACTCGGGGAGGAGCCACTGCAGATTTGTGCAGCTACCCGAGTGGTGCTTCCCCTCAAGGTGACCATGAGGAGAGCCCATCGGTTATTCACCAGAGCGACGCAGCGGAGGTGTCCCTTCATCGGGGCGTCCTCAACTATGGTAAGTCCCCTTCTAGTAAAGTGAGCAACTCGGATGAGCGGCCCCACCTAGGCAGTATGAGCAGCCGGTCAGACAAACGTGGAAGCGATAAACGTAGCCGCACCAAACGCAGCCGCTCCAAACGTGTACGACGAGCGAATGGCGGGGACCCCCCTTCTGAGGATACCCCCGCGGGTGCCAGCCAAAAGGGCAGcaaaacggggggggaaaaaaggagacagAAATTTTACCCAAGTGGAAGTCCCCCCCATGGCGCTATTAACGGAGGAACCAACGAGGAGGACTACTCCCCCGTTGATCGAAAGAGGCAGATATGCACACAGGGAAGgtcaaattttacaaatgaGTTAGAGTATGGCGGTATAGCGAACAAAGGAAGTGACgtgtgggggggaaccccccatGAAGAGTGCGCGTCCTCCGCTTGGGGAACCCTCTTCTATGTGTTAACCCTCCTGTGCGGCTTCCTCACCAAGGGGGCATCCAACATCCTCTGCATTATCATCACGGAGAGTGTAAAAGAGAGCCACAGGGCAAAGGCGGCGTGTGCCATCTTTTCAGTAGAACACCTCTCGATGGTTACCATCCGGTTGGTCATCCGTCTGAGCGAGCTTTCCAACGTGCACGCTCTTTACAAGGCAAACATATTTTGCTTTACCGTGTTAAGTGTGGCCTCTCTGAAGGCGGTGAATCTCCTCGTGGAGGCCCTCCAAAGGGATGTATGCTTTGAGCAAAGATGCTACGTAAACGAGGTGTGCGCTGAGTGTGTAGAGCAGGAAGAagacaaagggggaaatttaGGAGGCCTCCAAAATGACCATTTCGATGGAATAAACCCCCCCTTTGAAGGAATCAACATTTGCACTTCTCCCATGTGGAGGGATTCCCCACGTGCAGCTAACCATTTTGCGAATGAACGTAGTGCCCATAATAAGTTACCCCCTGGTGAGAAGCACCCCTTTCGCGTTGAAGTTGCCAGCGGGGGAGGAACCCATTGGGGAAATGGGCTAGGCAGCTCTACAGCGACGAGCCAACCGGATTTCTCCcaacaaaaggggaatccccaattgggaaaaaacaaaatcgaATACGCTGATCTGTTCAAAGGGCAAGTAGTAAAAAGTGATGAAGCAAAAGTTactcttttaaaaaagttacacaCAAATAAagcattttggaaatttaaagaaaacttaaaaagaagaaaaaaatgggaagtgtATCATACGTGGGTATGGTACCACTTGAAAGCTCACAAGTATGTCACCCTGGCAGTAATTGGACTGaccttcctcctccattttttgcaaataaattttttcctagCTGGGGATATATCCATTACCAATATGCGGAGTGAGTCCCTCTTTCGCATATTTAATAatctctcccttttggcaaattcattcgttttgtttttttccttttttttattttatcacaTAAATAACGTGGTGATGAGAatgctaaatttttttgcacacgtGGTGATCATATTCGTTTCGTTTTCGCTCCTCCTGTTTGTTCCTTCCCCGTGGGAGGATGAATTTGCTCTGCTTGGCAGTTCGTACACTTCCTAcccttcctccattttgtacGTTTGGTacgctttcatttttaattccttcctccttttcagACGCgtgtgtttgttttttttttccataaattGCGTGCACACGGCGTGTAGAGCTTCCCTCCTTGGCCTCTTCACCTGTTTGGGCCATTTGGCCGCCCCCTCCTACGTGGCGACGCTGCACACGTTTCGCTTGTTGGCCTCCCCCCAGTGGAttgttccttttaatttatgttgTGCatgttttgtttgttttttttctctcatcATAATTGTGGCATTCATTCCGCACGTCAGCTGCTCCTCCGTTGATTTCCGCCTACTTGACCGGGCACACTTGGACCACTTTTTGCTTCACCTGTGTTGCGGGCAATCCTTttcgccccatttttttggagcAGCTCTTTTGCCAGCGGGGtggccccctccccccggtTAA